From a single Marinobacter sp. THAF197a genomic region:
- the moaB gene encoding molybdenum cofactor biosynthesis protein B, protein MSTELTNELKPLNIAILTVSDTRGFEQDTSGQFLEDSVIEAGHRLVSRRILPDDIYLIRAIISQWVADQDVQAVIITGGTGFHERDSTPEAVKPLLDKVIEGFGEEFRRLSALEIRSSTIQSRSFGGMANNTVIFCLPGSTGACRTGWEGILKDQLDSRHGPCNYSGLVMRKPERAFSRLQEVIGNRAEK, encoded by the coding sequence ATGAGCACTGAGCTTACCAATGAACTCAAACCTCTGAATATTGCTATTTTGACGGTATCTGACACACGGGGTTTCGAGCAGGACACTTCCGGGCAGTTCCTCGAGGACAGCGTGATTGAGGCCGGCCACCGACTGGTGTCTCGCCGGATTCTTCCGGACGACATTTACCTGATACGCGCCATTATTTCACAATGGGTTGCGGACCAGGACGTTCAGGCGGTCATCATCACCGGCGGCACCGGCTTTCACGAACGAGACAGCACACCGGAAGCGGTCAAACCCCTGCTGGACAAGGTCATTGAGGGTTTCGGCGAGGAATTTCGCCGGTTATCGGCGCTGGAAATCCGTTCTTCCACGATTCAGTCCCGGTCATTCGGTGGCATGGCCAACAATACCGTCATTTTCTGCCTGCCGGGTTCAACCGGTGCCTGCAGGACTGGCTGGGAAGGCATTCTGAAAGACCAGCTGGACAGCCGGCACGGCCCCTGCAACTATTCCGGACTGGTCATGCGCAAGCCAGAGCGTGCTTTCAGCCGGCTTCAGGAAGTCATTGGCAACCGCGCAGAAAAATAA
- a CDS encoding sensor histidine kinase gives MPQYSILTTVKETPLATDKGINKKDSTDFYVPDLCRVRAVFLLLVTSELFVLVLSIVQAERGWIDWNYFGLLSLFVQWTTLTSAALICLLRPWLAQMSVARATLAIVVIVLLDVLAFSLFADNVLHPQPGVALWQGIAKKLLVALLIVLMVLRYFYLQHQWQQQREAEMQARLTSLQARIQPHFLFNSMNTIASLIASNPDQAEEAVLDLSELFRASLRTDDQLVPLSRELELCQRYLAIEALRLGDRLTLDWDIQPGLEHQAIPPLTLQPLVENAIYHGIQPRPEGGTVRIEVYGKGHFVYLMVQNPKPESSNRQHQGNQVALVNIQARLQALFGEPAVLKHSHQHNIYTVTLRLPARTAS, from the coding sequence TTGCCGCAGTATAGCATTCTGACCACGGTTAAGGAGACTCCCCTGGCAACCGACAAAGGCATCAACAAGAAGGACTCCACCGACTTCTACGTGCCCGATCTTTGCCGGGTGCGGGCGGTGTTCCTGCTGCTGGTCACCAGTGAGCTTTTTGTCCTGGTGTTGTCCATCGTGCAGGCCGAGCGCGGCTGGATAGACTGGAACTACTTCGGCTTGCTGTCACTGTTCGTGCAGTGGACCACCCTCACCAGTGCCGCACTGATCTGCCTGCTGCGGCCATGGCTGGCGCAGATGAGCGTCGCCCGCGCCACCCTCGCCATTGTGGTCATTGTGCTGCTGGATGTGCTGGCCTTCAGCCTGTTTGCCGACAACGTGTTGCACCCGCAGCCGGGGGTTGCGCTGTGGCAGGGCATTGCCAAGAAACTGTTGGTGGCGCTGCTGATCGTGCTGATGGTGTTGCGCTACTTTTACCTGCAGCACCAGTGGCAACAACAGCGAGAGGCCGAAATGCAGGCCCGGCTGACGTCGCTGCAGGCCAGGATCCAGCCCCATTTCCTGTTTAACAGCATGAACACCATTGCCAGCCTGATTGCCAGCAATCCGGACCAGGCAGAGGAGGCGGTGCTGGATCTGTCCGAACTGTTCCGGGCCAGCCTGCGCACCGATGATCAACTGGTGCCACTCAGCCGTGAGCTGGAACTGTGCCAACGCTATCTGGCCATTGAAGCCCTGCGCCTGGGAGACCGGTTAACGCTGGACTGGGACATACAGCCGGGCCTGGAGCATCAGGCCATTCCTCCGCTGACCTTGCAACCGCTGGTAGAGAACGCCATCTACCACGGCATTCAGCCCAGGCCCGAGGGCGGCACAGTGCGGATCGAGGTGTACGGCAAAGGCCATTTTGTATACTTGATGGTCCAGAACCCGAAACCGGAGTCCAGCAACCGCCAGCACCAGGGCAACCAGGTGGCCCTTGTTAACATTCAGGCCAGGCTCCAGGCTTTGTTCGGCGAGCCAGCGGTTCTCAAACACAGCCATCAACACAACATCTACACTGTTACCCTCAGGCTGCCCGCAAGGACAGCAAGCTGA
- a CDS encoding LytR/AlgR family response regulator transcription factor encodes MNQQPQRILIADDEPLARQRIQRLVEELPEYRVCGEASDGNDALRKVAELEPDILLMDIRMPGMDGMEAAHQLSQLSNPPAVIFCTAYDHYAIQAFEVRAIAYLLKPVRREALADALARAGKVNRVQLQALTHNSDLTTEQVAVRTHRGTELIDLTDIRYCEADQKYVTLHHSRGETVCDYTLKELEQAYPEKLLRIHRHTLVGVRFIQALRRNSDGQSMLALNDSDTLLPVSRRHASHVRQWLQEHQPSP; translated from the coding sequence ATGAACCAACAACCGCAGCGCATTCTGATCGCAGACGACGAACCCCTGGCCCGGCAGCGCATTCAGCGCCTGGTGGAAGAACTGCCGGAATACCGGGTGTGCGGTGAAGCGAGCGATGGCAATGACGCCCTGCGCAAGGTGGCCGAGCTGGAACCGGATATCCTGCTGATGGACATTCGCATGCCGGGCATGGACGGCATGGAAGCGGCGCACCAGCTGAGCCAGCTCAGCAACCCGCCGGCGGTTATTTTCTGTACAGCCTACGACCACTATGCCATTCAGGCGTTCGAGGTTCGCGCCATCGCCTACCTGCTCAAACCGGTGCGACGGGAGGCTCTGGCAGACGCTCTGGCAAGGGCAGGAAAGGTAAACCGGGTTCAGCTCCAGGCCCTGACCCACAACAGCGACCTGACCACCGAACAGGTTGCCGTGCGCACCCACCGGGGAACAGAACTGATTGATCTTACAGACATCCGCTACTGCGAAGCGGACCAGAAATACGTCACCCTGCACCACAGCCGGGGTGAAACGGTCTGTGATTACACCCTGAAAGAACTGGAGCAGGCGTACCCGGAAAAACTGTTACGCATTCATCGGCATACCCTGGTCGGCGTGCGTTTCATCCAGGCCCTGCGGCGCAACAGCGATGGTCAGAGCATGCTGGCACTGAACGACTCAGACACCCTGCTACCGGTCAGCCGCCGCCATGCCAGCCATGTCAGGCAGTGGTTGCAGGAGCACCAACCCTCCCCCTGA
- a CDS encoding uroporphyrinogen-III synthase, with protein sequence MATPQADRNSQARPLQGRRILICRPEPEASRLAQAFQAAGAEVRRMPLMAREPLPETPERRSTLQDLDHFAHIIAVSPYAASLLLGEIDHWWPQVPMGIQWYGVGAGTAAVFAHHGLSPNKPDNGWTSEALLALPGLQNLNHEKVLLARGEDGRELIRQTLEQRGARVTVLPLYRRFRPYYAANDLEDNFAGFRPEVIIALSGETLNNLVEASSAFLATLNNALLVVPAERVSEQARKAGFRNVLVPDGLADQDLVTSVASWLMQEAGDNGKPSKDARD encoded by the coding sequence ATGGCCACACCCCAAGCTGATCGGAATAGCCAGGCCCGGCCCTTGCAGGGCCGGCGCATACTGATTTGCCGGCCAGAACCCGAGGCAAGCCGCCTGGCACAGGCTTTTCAGGCCGCCGGCGCCGAGGTTCGCCGGATGCCCTTGATGGCCCGGGAGCCGCTACCTGAAACACCAGAGCGCCGGTCGACTCTTCAGGATCTGGACCACTTCGCTCACATCATTGCCGTCAGCCCCTACGCCGCCAGCTTGCTACTTGGTGAGATCGATCACTGGTGGCCTCAGGTGCCCATGGGAATCCAGTGGTATGGCGTGGGGGCCGGCACCGCCGCGGTTTTCGCCCACCACGGTCTGAGCCCGAACAAGCCAGACAATGGCTGGACCAGTGAAGCCCTGCTGGCCCTGCCGGGTTTGCAGAATCTAAACCATGAAAAGGTGCTACTGGCACGGGGAGAAGACGGCCGCGAGCTGATCCGGCAGACCCTGGAGCAACGTGGTGCCCGTGTAACGGTTCTGCCGCTGTACCGACGCTTCCGGCCGTACTATGCTGCCAACGACTTAGAAGACAATTTCGCTGGGTTCCGGCCGGAGGTGATTATTGCGCTTTCCGGTGAAACCCTGAACAATCTGGTAGAGGCCAGCAGCGCGTTCCTGGCGACTCTGAACAATGCGCTGTTGGTGGTTCCAGCGGAACGAGTCTCGGAGCAGGCCCGCAAGGCCGGCTTCAGGAACGTACTGGTTCCGGACGGCCTGGCTGATCAGGATCTGGTGACCAGTGTGGCTTCCTGGTTGATGCAGGAGGCCGGTGACAACGGTAAACCAAGTAAGGATGCCCGTGACTGA
- a CDS encoding 2Fe-2S iron-sulfur cluster-binding protein, whose protein sequence is MHRIRLQPSGLSFQVADDTDLLLAAAESGIQVPAACRNGVCEICEARLVSGQALNTRNQKLITVGERLMMCRTLALTDLKLEIPAVMASGNHQPRQYLAKVVDVRSISHDVYRVELQLPKRREVAFHAGQYLSVNLPGAEPCYFSIASSPSAANIELHIQASPDWVSAQKVIDALTSGRDVTVELPHGKACLAAAPDKPVLMVAAGTGFAQMKSLCEFLQETRFQHPVKLYWGVRKHEDMYLRSLAQQWHDDWPPFSFFPVVGDDEDNDWGGHHDQLVGAVLASGADWQNVEVHASGSPAMVYTLMDALMAEGLPKQAFFSDVLEYAPRD, encoded by the coding sequence ATGCATCGGATTCGGCTTCAGCCATCCGGCCTGAGTTTTCAGGTGGCAGACGATACGGACTTGCTGCTGGCCGCTGCTGAATCCGGTATTCAGGTGCCGGCCGCCTGCAGAAATGGTGTTTGTGAAATCTGTGAGGCCCGGCTGGTGTCCGGTCAGGCCCTGAATACCCGTAATCAGAAACTAATCACGGTTGGTGAGCGTTTGATGATGTGTCGAACCTTGGCGCTGACTGACCTGAAACTGGAGATACCCGCCGTTATGGCATCAGGAAATCATCAACCCCGGCAATACCTGGCGAAAGTGGTGGACGTGCGCTCCATCAGTCACGATGTGTATCGGGTTGAATTGCAGTTGCCGAAGCGCCGCGAGGTGGCTTTTCACGCCGGCCAGTACCTGTCGGTGAATCTTCCAGGTGCCGAGCCCTGCTATTTTTCGATTGCCAGCAGTCCGTCGGCCGCCAATATCGAATTGCACATCCAGGCCTCGCCAGACTGGGTGTCTGCCCAGAAGGTGATTGATGCCCTGACCTCCGGGCGGGATGTCACCGTGGAGTTGCCCCATGGCAAGGCGTGCCTGGCCGCCGCTCCGGACAAGCCGGTGCTGATGGTGGCGGCAGGCACCGGTTTTGCACAGATGAAAAGCCTGTGTGAATTCCTGCAGGAAACCCGTTTCCAGCACCCGGTCAAATTGTACTGGGGGGTGCGCAAGCACGAGGATATGTACCTGCGGTCGCTGGCCCAGCAATGGCATGACGACTGGCCACCGTTCAGCTTCTTCCCGGTGGTCGGTGACGACGAGGACAACGACTGGGGTGGCCATCACGATCAGTTGGTGGGTGCCGTGCTGGCATCCGGGGCAGACTGGCAAAATGTGGAAGTGCATGCCAGTGGCTCGCCAGCAATGGTCTACACCTTGATGGATGCGCTGATGGCTGAAGGGTTACCAAAGCAGGCGTTCTTTTCGGATGTGTTGGAATACGCTCCTCGGGATTGA
- a CDS encoding uroporphyrinogen-III C-methyltransferase, translated as MPVTETTKQLPAPVNPANPAPVRLWPVWLIAIVALIIALALAFWNWQQWQTHKTTMLVIQELRQDTAQLEDRYGSRGSEQSQRLQSLENKLSAQRELIATQQRQIDHNARELLEAGNRTRTDWLLAEAEYLLRIANQRLLIEKDIRGALSALESADEVLRESDDIGVYPVRQQLAREILSLRGIQGVDRTGLYLKLEAAIASIHDLTDQALIHDQAPGFQMTEDPNAPADGRNMFVRGWNRFLDTLKQVVVVRRLDEPVKPLLSPDQSAWARLNLQLMLEEAEMAVLRGNQPLYERALNKAITTVNDWYDATNPAIQGLADTLTELADRNVDPTLPDISQSLGLLKERLAGRLATSNDDAPETERGGNDS; from the coding sequence ATGCCCGTGACTGAAACAACAAAGCAACTGCCCGCTCCGGTTAATCCGGCCAATCCCGCCCCCGTGCGCCTGTGGCCAGTATGGCTGATTGCCATTGTGGCGCTGATTATTGCCCTGGCTCTGGCGTTCTGGAACTGGCAACAATGGCAAACCCACAAAACCACCATGCTGGTCATCCAGGAATTGCGCCAGGATACGGCACAACTGGAAGACCGTTATGGCAGCCGTGGCAGCGAGCAAAGCCAGCGCCTTCAGTCACTGGAGAATAAGCTTTCGGCCCAGCGCGAGCTGATCGCCACCCAGCAGCGACAGATTGACCACAACGCCCGGGAACTGCTTGAGGCCGGGAATCGTACCCGGACCGACTGGCTGCTGGCCGAGGCAGAATACCTGCTACGCATCGCCAACCAGCGCCTGTTGATTGAGAAAGATATCCGGGGTGCCCTGTCTGCCCTGGAATCTGCGGATGAGGTTCTGCGGGAATCCGATGACATCGGGGTTTACCCGGTTCGCCAGCAACTGGCCCGAGAAATTCTGTCACTGCGTGGCATCCAGGGCGTCGACCGCACCGGGCTGTACCTGAAACTGGAAGCGGCCATTGCCAGCATTCACGACCTGACCGACCAGGCCCTGATTCACGATCAGGCCCCCGGCTTCCAGATGACCGAAGACCCGAATGCCCCGGCCGATGGCCGCAACATGTTTGTGCGGGGCTGGAATCGTTTCCTTGATACCCTCAAACAGGTGGTCGTGGTCCGTCGCCTGGACGAACCGGTCAAACCCCTGTTGTCGCCGGACCAGAGCGCCTGGGCTCGCCTTAACCTTCAGTTGATGCTGGAAGAGGCGGAAATGGCCGTCCTTCGGGGCAACCAGCCTTTGTATGAACGGGCCCTGAACAAGGCCATCACCACCGTCAATGACTGGTACGATGCCACCAACCCAGCCATCCAGGGACTGGCCGATACGCTGACGGAACTGGCGGACCGCAATGTGGACCCAACCCTGCCGGATATCAGCCAGTCTCTCGGCTTGCTGAAAGAGCGGCTGGCCGGCCGGCTGGCGACCAGTAATGATGACGCTCCCGAAACCGAACGCGGGGGCAATGACTCATGA
- the ubiD gene encoding 4-hydroxy-3-polyprenylbenzoate decarboxylase, with product MKYNDLRDFISQLEKLGELKRISVEVDPHLEMTEICDRTLRAGGPALLFENPKGYDMPVLANLFGTPKRVALGMGQEDVAALREVGKLLAFLKEPDPPKGFKDAIEKLPIFKQVMRMSPKVLRSAPCQDVVIEKDQVDLYQIPVQHCWPGDAGPLVTWPLVITRGPNKERQNLGIYRQQVIGRNRLIMRWLSHRGGALDYQEFRRANPDKPYPVAVALGADPATILGAVTPVPDSLSEYAFAGLLRGARTELVKAGLSDLQVPASAEIVLEGFIYPDDMAPEGPFGDHTGYYNEVDHFPVFTVERITHRRDPIYHSTYTGRPPDEPAVLGVALNEVFIPILQKQFPEIVDFYLPPEGCSYRLAIVTMKKQYPGHAKRVMMGVWSFLRQFMYTKFVIVTDDDVNARSWEDVIWAMTTRMDPVRDTTMVENTPIDYLDFASPVSGLGSKMGLDATNKWPGETDREWGTAITMTDEVKQRVDDLWDSLGIEIPAARPD from the coding sequence ATGAAATACAACGACCTCAGAGACTTCATCAGTCAGCTGGAAAAGCTGGGTGAGCTGAAACGCATCAGCGTAGAAGTCGACCCCCACCTGGAAATGACCGAAATCTGCGACCGCACACTGCGGGCCGGTGGGCCGGCGTTGTTGTTTGAAAACCCGAAAGGCTACGACATGCCCGTGCTGGCCAACCTGTTCGGCACCCCCAAGCGGGTGGCCCTGGGCATGGGCCAGGAAGACGTGGCGGCGTTGCGGGAGGTTGGCAAACTGCTGGCGTTCCTGAAAGAGCCGGATCCCCCCAAGGGCTTCAAGGATGCCATCGAAAAATTACCGATCTTCAAGCAAGTGATGCGCATGAGCCCGAAAGTGCTCCGCTCGGCACCCTGCCAGGATGTGGTGATCGAAAAGGATCAGGTCGACCTGTACCAGATTCCGGTGCAGCACTGCTGGCCCGGTGACGCCGGCCCGCTGGTAACCTGGCCGCTGGTGATCACCCGAGGGCCCAATAAAGAGCGCCAGAATCTGGGTATCTATCGGCAACAGGTGATTGGTCGCAACCGGTTAATCATGCGCTGGCTTAGCCATCGGGGCGGGGCGTTGGACTACCAGGAATTCCGCCGGGCCAACCCGGACAAACCATACCCGGTCGCGGTGGCCCTGGGCGCGGACCCGGCAACCATTCTCGGCGCCGTTACCCCGGTGCCGGATTCGTTGTCCGAGTATGCCTTCGCCGGGTTGTTACGGGGTGCCCGTACCGAGCTGGTAAAGGCTGGCCTGAGTGACCTGCAGGTGCCGGCCAGTGCCGAAATTGTGCTGGAAGGGTTTATCTACCCGGATGACATGGCTCCCGAGGGACCGTTCGGGGACCATACCGGATACTATAACGAAGTAGACCATTTTCCGGTGTTTACCGTGGAGCGAATCACGCACCGCCGAGACCCGATTTATCACAGCACCTACACCGGCCGGCCGCCCGATGAGCCGGCGGTGCTCGGGGTGGCGTTGAACGAAGTGTTTATTCCGATCCTGCAGAAGCAGTTCCCGGAGATCGTGGATTTCTACCTGCCGCCGGAAGGCTGCTCCTATCGGCTGGCCATCGTTACCATGAAAAAACAGTACCCGGGCCATGCCAAACGGGTGATGATGGGCGTATGGTCGTTCCTGCGACAGTTCATGTACACCAAGTTCGTGATTGTCACCGATGACGACGTGAACGCCCGCAGCTGGGAAGATGTGATCTGGGCCATGACCACGCGGATGGACCCGGTTCGGGACACCACGATGGTGGAGAATACACCGATCGACTATCTCGACTTCGCCTCGCCGGTGTCTGGCCTGGGTTCGAAAATGGGCCTGGATGCCACCAACAAATGGCCCGGTGAGACCGATCGGGAGTGGGGCACCGCGATCACCATGACCGATGAGGTCAAGCAGCGGGTGGATGACCTGTGGGACAGCCTCGGTATTGAAATTCCCGCTGCCCGCCCCGATTGA
- a CDS encoding heme biosynthesis HemY N-terminal domain-containing protein, whose product MIRLLLLLLVALLVGTALSLGLTYDLGYIRISLGHYLIETNFWVGLGLFILLVVLAVSLINTFRHLRQGTGMVAGWVSRGNERRARRRTTQGLLALAEGNWPRARKLLATSADKADTPLINYLAAAQAAFETGDHEAVDELLRKAYDSTPGSSMAVGLTQAQLQLAGNRLEQALATLLRLRKESPHHPFVLKLLKNTYLRLEDWRELSRLIPELRKRDVLPGKELDELERQVWHNLLERAAEDTQKLRKDNPEASLEPLTRLWDELPGFVRRDEYTIRDYASLLARLGDEAQAETLLRKVLRNHWSDELINLYGRVKGNQPEEQLLIAEQWLKDRPNNAELLLALGRLSLRNELWGKAKEYFQTSLHLRRSRETLAELSRLNAHMGEEEASIKLLMQGLESDNSLPDLPMPRA is encoded by the coding sequence ATGATCCGGCTTCTGCTGCTCCTGCTGGTCGCGCTGCTGGTTGGCACCGCATTATCCCTGGGGCTGACCTATGATCTGGGCTATATTCGCATCAGCCTGGGCCATTACCTGATTGAAACCAATTTCTGGGTGGGCCTCGGGCTGTTCATTCTGCTGGTGGTCCTGGCGGTTTCTCTGATCAATACCTTCAGGCACCTGCGCCAGGGCACCGGGATGGTGGCCGGCTGGGTATCCCGGGGCAACGAACGCCGGGCCCGGCGCCGCACCACCCAGGGTCTACTGGCACTGGCCGAGGGCAACTGGCCGCGGGCCCGCAAGCTGCTGGCCACCTCGGCAGACAAAGCCGACACACCGCTGATCAACTACCTTGCGGCCGCCCAGGCGGCCTTTGAAACCGGCGACCACGAAGCGGTGGATGAGCTGCTGCGCAAAGCCTATGACAGCACCCCTGGCTCCAGCATGGCGGTAGGGCTGACCCAAGCCCAGCTGCAACTGGCGGGCAATCGGTTGGAGCAGGCCCTGGCCACCCTGCTGCGCCTTCGCAAGGAGTCGCCCCATCATCCGTTTGTGCTGAAGCTCCTGAAGAACACCTACCTGCGCCTGGAAGACTGGCGTGAGCTGTCCCGGTTGATACCGGAGCTTCGCAAGCGGGATGTATTGCCAGGCAAAGAGCTGGACGAGCTTGAACGGCAGGTATGGCACAACCTGCTGGAGAGGGCCGCAGAAGACACCCAGAAGCTGCGCAAAGACAACCCGGAGGCGTCTCTGGAACCGCTGACCCGGCTATGGGACGAACTGCCCGGCTTTGTGCGCCGGGACGAATACACCATCCGGGATTACGCCAGCCTGCTGGCCAGACTGGGTGACGAAGCCCAGGCAGAAACCCTGTTGCGCAAGGTACTGAGAAACCACTGGAGCGATGAGCTCATCAACCTGTATGGGCGGGTAAAGGGCAACCAGCCCGAAGAGCAACTGCTGATTGCCGAACAGTGGCTGAAAGACCGTCCCAATAATGCGGAGCTGTTGCTGGCCCTGGGCCGCCTCAGCCTCCGTAACGAGCTCTGGGGCAAGGCAAAAGAGTATTTCCAGACCAGCCTGCACCTGCGCCGTAGCCGGGAAACCCTGGCCGAGTTAAGCCGGCTGAATGCTCACATGGGTGAAGAAGAAGCCAGTATCAAGCTGCTGATGCAGGGCCTGGAAAGCGATAACAGCCTGCCAGACCTGCCGATGCCAAGGGCCTGA
- the hemC gene encoding hydroxymethylbilane synthase, with the protein MSTRTLRIATRSSALALWQAEFIKSELERLHDHITVELVKIKTQGDKILDVPLAKIGGKGLFVKELEEAMLDGRADLAVHSMKDVPMEFPEGLGLVAICEREDPTDAFISNQYGNLDQLPQGAVVGTSSLRRETQLRANRPDLEIKMLRGNVNTRLAKLDAGEYDAIVLASSGLKRLGFHDRIRYCMPDTVSLPAVGQGALGIECRLDDSELRALLAPLNHDDTSDRVKAERALNRRLEGGCQVPIAAYALLEDDNTLWLRGLVGAVDGTEIFRVEGRAPRAEGERLGRELAEQLLAMGADKVLAEIYGHTPS; encoded by the coding sequence ATGTCAACACGAACCCTTCGCATTGCAACCCGCAGCAGCGCCCTGGCGTTGTGGCAGGCGGAATTCATCAAATCCGAACTGGAAAGGCTGCACGATCACATCACCGTGGAGCTGGTGAAGATCAAAACCCAGGGCGACAAGATTCTGGACGTGCCCCTGGCCAAGATTGGTGGCAAGGGCCTGTTTGTGAAGGAGCTGGAAGAAGCCATGCTGGACGGCCGGGCCGACCTTGCGGTGCATTCCATGAAAGACGTGCCCATGGAATTCCCGGAGGGCCTTGGCCTGGTGGCTATCTGTGAGCGCGAAGACCCGACCGATGCGTTTATCAGCAATCAGTACGGGAATCTGGACCAACTGCCCCAGGGTGCCGTGGTTGGCACCTCAAGTCTGCGCCGCGAAACGCAGCTCAGGGCCAACCGCCCTGACCTGGAAATCAAGATGCTGCGAGGCAACGTCAACACCCGACTGGCCAAGCTGGATGCCGGCGAGTACGACGCCATTGTCCTGGCCAGCTCCGGCCTCAAGCGCCTGGGCTTCCACGACCGGATACGCTACTGCATGCCGGATACGGTCTCGCTTCCGGCCGTTGGCCAGGGCGCGCTGGGTATTGAATGCCGCCTCGATGACAGCGAGCTGCGGGCATTGCTGGCACCACTGAATCACGACGATACCTCTGACCGGGTGAAAGCAGAAAGGGCCCTGAACCGGCGCCTCGAAGGGGGTTGCCAGGTTCCCATTGCCGCCTATGCCCTGCTGGAAGACGACAACACATTGTGGCTGCGTGGACTGGTCGGTGCTGTCGACGGCACCGAGATTTTTCGGGTTGAAGGCCGCGCGCCCCGCGCCGAAGGCGAACGCCTGGGCCGTGAACTGGCTGAGCAACTGCTGGCTATGGGTGCTGACAAGGTACTGGCTGAGATCTATGGCCACACCCCAAGCTGA
- the rho gene encoding transcription termination factor Rho — translation MNLTELKQKSVPELLDIAQEMGLDNLARSRKQDVIFTILKKHAKSGEDIYGDGVLEILQDGFGFLRSGDASYLAGPDDIYVSPSQIRRFNLRTGDTVSGKIRPPKDGERYFALLKVNEINFDKPDNARNKILFENLTPLFPQERLTLEVGNGSTEDLSSRVLDLVAPIGKGQRGLIVSPPKAGKTLLMQGIAQSIARNNPECHLMVLLIDERPEEVTEMQRTVRGEVVASTFDEPPARHVQVAEMVIEKAKRLVEHKKDVIILLDSITRLARAYNTVIPSSGKVLTGGVDAHALEKPKRFFGAARNVEEGGSLTILATALVDTGSKMDEVIYEEFKGTGNMEVHLDRKIAEKRVYPAINIRRSGTRREDLLMSEADIQRVWILRKLLHSMDDDTGALEFLLDKLRDTKTNDEFFQSMKRR, via the coding sequence ATGAATCTTACTGAACTCAAGCAGAAATCTGTGCCCGAATTGCTCGATATCGCGCAAGAAATGGGCCTGGACAACCTGGCTCGCTCGCGCAAACAGGATGTTATCTTCACCATCCTGAAGAAACACGCCAAGAGCGGCGAAGACATCTACGGCGACGGCGTACTGGAAATTCTGCAGGACGGTTTCGGCTTCCTCCGCTCCGGCGACGCCTCCTACCTGGCTGGCCCGGACGATATCTATGTTTCACCCAGCCAGATTCGCCGTTTCAACCTGCGTACCGGCGATACCGTCTCTGGTAAAATCCGTCCTCCCAAGGATGGTGAGCGTTACTTCGCGCTGCTGAAAGTTAACGAGATTAACTTCGACAAGCCGGACAACGCCCGCAACAAGATTCTGTTTGAAAACCTGACCCCGTTGTTCCCCCAGGAGCGATTGACCCTGGAAGTGGGCAACGGCAGTACCGAAGACCTCTCGTCTCGGGTACTCGACCTGGTAGCCCCGATCGGTAAAGGCCAGCGTGGCCTGATCGTGTCCCCGCCCAAGGCCGGTAAAACGCTGCTGATGCAGGGCATCGCCCAGTCCATCGCCCGCAACAACCCGGAATGTCACCTGATGGTGCTGCTGATTGACGAGCGCCCGGAAGAAGTGACTGAAATGCAGCGCACCGTGCGCGGCGAGGTTGTAGCCTCCACCTTCGATGAGCCGCCGGCCCGTCACGTGCAGGTAGCGGAAATGGTGATCGAAAAGGCCAAGCGCCTGGTCGAGCACAAGAAGGATGTCATCATCCTGCTGGACTCCATCACCCGCCTGGCCCGTGCCTACAACACGGTGATTCCGTCTTCCGGCAAGGTGCTCACCGGTGGTGTTGACGCCCATGCCCTGGAAAAGCCCAAACGCTTCTTCGGTGCGGCCCGGAATGTGGAAGAGGGCGGCAGCCTGACCATCCTGGCGACCGCGCTGGTGGATACCGGTTCCAAGATGGACGAGGTTATCTACGAGGAGTTCAAGGGCACCGGTAACATGGAAGTGCACCTGGACCGCAAGATTGCCGAGAAGCGTGTCTACCCGGCCATCAACATCCGTCGTTCTGGCACCCGCCGTGAAGACCTGCTGATGAGCGAAGCAGACATCCAGCGGGTGTGGATTCTGCGCAAGCTGCTGCACTCCATGGACGACGATACCGGTGCACTGGAGTTCCTGCTGGACAAGCTGCGTGACACCAAGACCAACGACGAGTTCTTCCAGTCCATGAAGCGTCGTTGA